In the Ctenopharyngodon idella isolate HZGC_01 chromosome 21, HZGC01, whole genome shotgun sequence genome, GAGAAATAAAtgacaacacaaacaaacaaatcggCACTGATTCAAACAAAGCAACACGTCGACCAAAGACTTTAAGAAAATTCTTACCAGAAATCTCAGGCATTTCTGGCTCAGATGAGTCATCAAGCAAGATTTCGTAACCAATCAGTTTTTCTGGACATGCTTTACTGGATTTTTTCATCTCCAGGTTGGTTTCCTTTGCATCATCCAGCTCTTCTTGGTATTCAGATTCATTTAGGCCATTAATctagaaaatgaaataaaacaaaaaaagttttctaaCATGCATTTCACACAAGTCTTGATGTGTAGATTTAGGTAAAAAAAATACCTCTGTCACAAAGAACGGCTCTGCATTTTGATTTGTCTCAAAGGATATGTCTGCACTTGTCAAGTCTAAATGCTCCTGGCCCATGGCAATGTCTTCCTCGTCTTCAATGCTTATTTGAGACGATAAGCCAAATACATGTGTTAGCTCATACTCTGAGGGTAAAGGACTATGTTCTCCAGTATATTTCTTCGGGCAGAGTGGTTCTGTAGCATGCTGATTTGCCATGATCGAAGGAAATTTTGGTACATTTGTAGTTCTCACCTGAAAATGTAAGTGGAAGGTAAACTGCTTCTGAAaagactttaaaaacattaagtgCTAAAATCAAACTTCTAAATTTGTGACACCTTTCTTTTAGGATTGACAGGGAGTTTAATATGTCGCTTAATGCGATCCGTTGTCTTTTTTCGTGTTATCTCAATACCCAGCTTGTCCTGAAGAAAACAGGTCAGCATTGGTGGGTCGCCTGTATTGAAAAACACAGAAAGAAGATGTGCATTTTGTAAGATTTAGTTCATTTAATACCATAGCAATGAGCCTACTCGAGGATGTGTGAGCTTACCACTTCTCTGTGTTGTCAAGGGGTTTGAGTGAATAACAAGCTCATTGAGCTTTGGAAACAATGCCACAGGCAACAATGCCTCTTCCTCAGCTATCTAGAGGGAAAAAGTGGCGAACAGCTCTGCTGTCAATGACTTCATTCGGCTGTCTATGTTTGTAGAAAATCAAATGCTTTTTTAACCAGTGGAAAATACACAGACCTCATTGTTGGCCAAATTCAGATGACGAAGTTCTGGAAAAGGTAGACAGAGATCCAAAGAGCATCTATCATCCTTTCTCTGATCAACGTAGCATTTTAAGGGACCAGAATGCATTTCATGATATGCTTGTTCATCCTATTGGATATACAGGTTACATTATAAAATGCTGATGAATATCGacaataaactgaaaaaaaatatttatatatataaacaagaGACTTCCAATCCTACTTCCAATGTTTTTTCTGGGTTTTGCTGGCTCATAGTGATTTCAGAGACTATTTGgcaaagaaaggaaaaaaattaacatataaaCAATTTGTTTTCCAACCTAAAGtgcttttcttattattattaaatatactaACACTTTATCCTCTTGTCATTCATCAGGCTTAGGCTCTGTCCGATGCTCTGTGGAATAATGCCTGTCTGGTCATCTTGTAATGTTGCCATTTGTTCTAAGAATGGTACTCCTGAGATATAATTTCCTTGTAGGTTTAGATGACGAAGcctaaacacacaaaaagtaaagtaagaaaaaactaatttaaaagaGAAAGTGAGAATCACTTAAATGGTTCCTAAACGATAAAATGTCAAACGTGAGCATCATCATTTTGCATTTTCcttatttattagttaataagtttataatttataaatttaaaaacaaaacagagccCTCTAATCACTTAAACACATTCATGTTTACAACACGTTTCGTTTAAAAttctaaaagaacatttttgcGGCTGTGCCTCAAGGGGTCAGTCTCCACcaagaaaaatgaaataaactagACTGATTTGATAGACTACCTAATGTTACTAATAACTGATTGTAATGTGTGCACATTTTGTATAGAAAATTAGGATTACTGAAATTTTATTCTTGTAAGAGAATAAAAGTATCAAATGCTGTTTGGTATGTTGATTTTGTGCAAAATAATATTGCTATTTtggcaaattattattacatagaTACATGAAgattgttgtttaaaaaaaaaaaaaatgtattgcagaaaataaataaatatgataaatatgatTCCACTACATTCCCTAATCACCTGCCACATGTAATGCAGGACTAGTTAAATTATCTGTCTTGCTGGATGAAATGAATTCATTtgaacacttcagaatctccAGAGTTATGCCACATATTACTCTAGAAAAAGCTTACTAACCTTTGTAAGTTAGCAAGACTCATAAACACTTCTGGAGATGATAATTTGTTGTCATCAAGCATCAATACTTCTAGTTTTTGAAATTGCAAGGAACCCTGTTGTGTGCTCCtaagaaaggggaaaaaagttaTGATAAGgtcattttaaacattcaacACTACACTGAATCTTTGTGTGTAGTTCTTTTACAAAACTCAGGAACTATGGATtctatgtgtttttaaatttagGCTAAAAGTCACTCGCGAGTCGTGACTTAATGGTCAATGCTTTTAA is a window encoding:
- the xrra1 gene encoding X-ray radiation resistance-associated protein 1, giving the protein MTGLGIYKFDNGESYPSNCFPIRSYFHPRKEGAGHWLIAHRNTLEEGISKRKNVSGSCFEVHSGKHEKERPASASNTLDAQLLIKLHCVDKPSDLCSVNINGQHLQTVKLEGLEQFDNIAYINASDNHLTLESFGRFPALRELDLSLNSLHNFEIHAEEFQRLEVLDLSFNNITGESILNLGLLARLKVLHLTGNQLQMLPLNMAGPSTCPGEKSTQQGSLQFQKLEVLMLDDNKLSSPEVFMSLANLQRLRHLNLQGNYISGVPFLEQMATLQDDQTGIIPQSIGQSLSLMNDKRIKFSEITMSQQNPEKTLEDEQAYHEMHSGPLKCYVDQRKDDRCSLDLCLPFPELRHLNLANNEIAEEEALLPVALFPKLNELVIHSNPLTTQRSGDPPMLTCFLQDKLGIEITRKKTTDRIKRHIKLPVNPKRKVRTTNVPKFPSIMANQHATEPLCPKKYTGEHSPLPSEYELTHVFGLSSQISIEDEEDIAMGQEHLDLTSADISFETNQNAEPFFVTEINGLNESEYQEELDDAKETNLEMKKSSKACPEKLIGYEILLDDSSEPEMPEISGIQHAVRVLEHTLKNLLVYRDSKANLDLPQKPYTEREKRIRNLPPLGPKKSKGEKVEELLTQIKETKTISKVPLDNVLKGGNDICKREYEEALTLLKDMKRKYRTAHLKRVEQAAQIETEKTCNLN